attttttctAGCCAAGTAGATAATAGTATATTTAATAGTAGGAAACTATgtaaatttcaataatttttcacGCCACTTTTGTAGAATCCAGGCTCCAATATTAGAATTTAACCACCCCTCATCACACGAAGTGAGGAATGTACAGAAAATAATGTATTGTCTATCCACTGCTCCTGCTGTCGGAATCCTAGAATCCCCTCCAACAAAGTACCAGATCCCAAGATTTCCACACAAATGCTGCGCACGATGTTGTTTGAGAATACCGTCTTCTCCTCCCTGCAATCGCCCTCTTCTTTCCTCCTTTTCCACCTTATCCGCAGACCCTTCAATCAGCGGACATGAAGTCTCAAAGATTCCACGTCCTCCATTGCTGGAAACACTGGTGTTAATGGATTTGGACCCTGCTACAGCGGAGCTCGCAATCGGGTTCTTGGGTCCGTTTTTCTCTGCATTCGGGTTCCTGTTCATTTTGAGGATAGTGATGTCTTGGTATCCCAAGTTGCCTGTAGACAAGTTCCCTTACGTTGTGGCGTATGCCCCGACAGAGCCACTTCTTGTTCAGACAAGGAAGTTGATTCCACCTCTCGGCGGAGTCGATGTCACCCCTGTTGTCTGGTTTGGATTGGTCAGTTTCGTTAGTGAGATATTGGTCGGCCCACAGGGGCTTCTTGTTCTCTTGTCTCAGCAGCAGGTTTAGGGTTCATTTAGGTGTGTACACGACGTGCAATTTTGAATGGAACTTTGTGCTATCTTTGCTGTGCTTTTGTTGCTTGTGCGTATCTTTTGTGCTAAGCATTTATTTTTTCAGGTTATGCATGAAAGTAGGAAGATTTACATGGCCTGGTCATGTTGAAATCTGATAGGCATAGGGacaaataaatcaaggaatttTTAGAAATCAAATGGCATAGAATAAAAGGTTTACATTTCCAACTCAGGATTTTGACAGGCAAAAACCATAGGCCTAAAAAGGGCAGTGTTTTCTAGTGTTTACATGTGTGATAATGCAATAATTATATAACAAGTAAACAAACTATAAAAGGAGAACTAGCAAGTAAACCTTGATCTGAAAGAGCAACATTTGATAGACACACCATTGATGTCTGTC
This genomic window from Primulina huaijiensis isolate GDHJ02 unplaced genomic scaffold, ASM1229523v2 scaffold206486, whole genome shotgun sequence contains:
- the LOC140966452 gene encoding protein COFACTOR ASSEMBLY OF COMPLEX C SUBUNIT B CCB3, chloroplastic-like, with product MYCLSTAPAVGILESPPTKYQIPRFPHKCCARCCLRIPSSPPCNRPLLSSFSTLSADPSISGHEVSKIPRPPLLETLVLMDLDPATAELAIGFLGPFFSAFGFLFILRIVMSWYPKLPVDKFPYVVAYAPTEPLLVQTRKLIPPLGGVDVTPVVWFGLVSFVSEILVGPQGLLVLLSQQQV